In a single window of the Elaeis guineensis isolate ETL-2024a chromosome 4, EG11, whole genome shotgun sequence genome:
- the LOC105037585 gene encoding translocon-associated protein subunit alpha-like isoform X4 — translation MAIRASLHLPFDHHMFVQNLTVQEFYNASVPVSAQATFPYIFAVSKFLQPGPFDLVGTIVYEIDQQPHQSVFYNGFFGIWAYGQIQHFSKKTKRASKVEVGTGTTDANMDEWLQGTAYAQSLSNKSKKKK, via the exons ATGGCAATAAGGGCTAGCCTTCATCTTCCTTTTGATCATCACATGTTTGTCCAAAATCTAACTGTGCAG GAGTTCTACAATGCATCAGTACCAGTTTCTGCTCAAGCTACATTCCCTTATATTTTTGCTGTTAGCAAATTTTTGCAG CCTGGCCCATTTGATTTAGTAGGTACCATTGTTTATGAGATCGATCAGCAACCACACCAAAGTGTCTTCTATAATG GCTTTTTTGGTATATGGGCGTATGGTCAAATTCAGCACTTTTCAAAG AAAACAAAGAGAGCATCCAAAGTGGAAGTAGGCACGGGGACAACTGATGCTAACATGGACGAATGGTTGCAG GGAACAGCATATgctcagtcactgtcaaacaagtcaaagaagaagaagtaa
- the LOC105037585 gene encoding translocon-associated protein subunit alpha-like isoform X3, which produces MAIRASLHLPFDHHMFVQNLTVQEFYNASVPVSAQATFPYIFAVSKFLQPGPFDLVGTIVYEIDQQPHQSVFYNGFFGIWAYGQIQHFSKKQFLHQCSGILVSKFPYTPKFPLSNAAKTKRASKVEVGTGTTDANMDEWLQGTAYAQSLSNKSKKKK; this is translated from the exons ATGGCAATAAGGGCTAGCCTTCATCTTCCTTTTGATCATCACATGTTTGTCCAAAATCTAACTGTGCAG GAGTTCTACAATGCATCAGTACCAGTTTCTGCTCAAGCTACATTCCCTTATATTTTTGCTGTTAGCAAATTTTTGCAG CCTGGCCCATTTGATTTAGTAGGTACCATTGTTTATGAGATCGATCAGCAACCACACCAAAGTGTCTTCTATAATG GCTTTTTTGGTATATGGGCGTATGGTCAAATTCAGCACTTTTCAAAG AAACAGTTTCTGCATCAGTGTTCTGGTATTCTAGTTTCTAAGTTTCCATACACTCCGAAATTCCCTCTATCAAATGCTGCA AAAACAAAGAGAGCATCCAAAGTGGAAGTAGGCACGGGGACAACTGATGCTAACATGGACGAATGGTTGCAG GGAACAGCATATgctcagtcactgtcaaacaagtcaaagaagaagaagtaa
- the LOC140857237 gene encoding uncharacterized protein, with product LQAGLHVAIQCKTGNGFYETKGVGLLGKSGSFDVQLPSGILRDGGEPKDECFAQLRSNSEAPCPDNNGVDRSKIVLKSKESGKHSFVVAAGKLSFSSTCTSAFHFKPPPKLRTLQEPPTSVDKPPPAKKPCPPAPKKPCPPAPKKPCPPVPKKPCPPCPPPCPPPCPPPCLPKKPCPPAPKKPCPPAPKKPCPPPCPPPCPPPCVPPCPPPCPPPSPPPCPPPCPPPYPRPCPPAPKKPCPAASMPPAMPASQEALPASQEAMPAGSQVATSFNSKATFLEANISPCTILTPSSSSLLST from the coding sequence CTTCAAGCAGGGCTTCACGTAGCCATCCAATGCAAAACTGGCAATGGGTTCTACGAGACCAAAGGTGTAGGTTTGCTCGGCAAGAGTGGAAGCTTCGACGTACAACTACCGAGCGGCATCCTCCGTGATGGTGGGGAGCCGAAGGATGAGTGCTTTGCGCAGCTCCGCAGTAACTCAGAAGCTCCTTGCCCTGACAATAATGGAGTGGACCGATCTAAGATCGTGCTAAAATCTAAAGAGAGTGGAAAACACTCATTTGTTGTGGCAGCGGGGAAACTGTCATTCTCATCGACATGCACGTCGGCATTCCATTTCAAGCCCCCTCCCAAGTTGCGTACACTCCAAGAGCCACCGACCTCAGTCGACAAACCGCCACCGGCCAAGAAGCCATGCCCGCCGGCTCCCAAGAAGCCATGTCCACCGGCTCCCAAGAAGCCATGTCCCCCGGTTCCCAAGAAGCCATGCCCGCCATGCCCACCGCCGTGCCCCCCGCCATGCCCGCCTCCATGCCTGCCCAAGAAGCCATGCCCACCGGCTCCAAAGAAGCCATGCCCGCCGGCTCCCAAGAAGCCATGCCCGCCACCATGCCCGCCGCCGTGCCCACCGCCATGCGTCCCTCCATGCCCGCCGCCATGCCCCCCGCCATCCCCGCCGCCGTGCCCACCGCCATGCCCGCCTCCATACCCTCGGCCATGTCCACCGGCTCCCAAGAAACCATGCCCGGCCGCCTCCATGCCCCCCGCTATGCCCGCCTCCCAAGAAGCCCTGCCCGCCTCCCAAGAAGCCATGCCCGCCGGTTCCCAAGTAGCTACATCCTTCAATTCCAAAGCTACCTTCCTTGAAGCAAATATTTCTCCTTGTACCATCCTCACCCCAAGTTCAAGTTCCCTCCTATCCACATGA
- the LOC105037585 gene encoding translocon-associated protein subunit alpha-like isoform X1 encodes MAIRASLHLPFDHHMFVQNLTVQEFYNASVPVSAQATFPYIFAVSKFLQPGPFDLVGTIVYEIDQQPHQSVFYNGTIEVVESGGFLSIESVFLVTLGAALVGFFGIWAYGQIQHFSKKQFLHQCSGILVSKFPYTPKFPLSNAAKTKRASKVEVGTGTTDANMDEWLQGTAYAQSLSNKSKKKK; translated from the exons ATGGCAATAAGGGCTAGCCTTCATCTTCCTTTTGATCATCACATGTTTGTCCAAAATCTAACTGTGCAG GAGTTCTACAATGCATCAGTACCAGTTTCTGCTCAAGCTACATTCCCTTATATTTTTGCTGTTAGCAAATTTTTGCAG CCTGGCCCATTTGATTTAGTAGGTACCATTGTTTATGAGATCGATCAGCAACCACACCAAAGTGTCTTCTATAATGGTACCATTGAAGTTGTTGAGTCAGGGGGTTTTCTCAGCATTGAGTCTGTTTTTCTTGTAACATTGGGAGCTGCTCTCGTAGGCTTTTTTGGTATATGGGCGTATGGTCAAATTCAGCACTTTTCAAAG AAACAGTTTCTGCATCAGTGTTCTGGTATTCTAGTTTCTAAGTTTCCATACACTCCGAAATTCCCTCTATCAAATGCTGCA AAAACAAAGAGAGCATCCAAAGTGGAAGTAGGCACGGGGACAACTGATGCTAACATGGACGAATGGTTGCAG GGAACAGCATATgctcagtcactgtcaaacaagtcaaagaagaagaagtaa
- the LOC105037585 gene encoding translocon-associated protein subunit alpha-like isoform X2 has protein sequence MAIRASLHLPFDHHMFVQNLTVQEFYNASVPVSAQATFPYIFAVSKFLQPGPFDLVGTIVYEIDQQPHQSVFYNGTIEVVESGGFLSIESVFLVTLGAALVGFFGIWAYGQIQHFSKKTKRASKVEVGTGTTDANMDEWLQGTAYAQSLSNKSKKKK, from the exons ATGGCAATAAGGGCTAGCCTTCATCTTCCTTTTGATCATCACATGTTTGTCCAAAATCTAACTGTGCAG GAGTTCTACAATGCATCAGTACCAGTTTCTGCTCAAGCTACATTCCCTTATATTTTTGCTGTTAGCAAATTTTTGCAG CCTGGCCCATTTGATTTAGTAGGTACCATTGTTTATGAGATCGATCAGCAACCACACCAAAGTGTCTTCTATAATGGTACCATTGAAGTTGTTGAGTCAGGGGGTTTTCTCAGCATTGAGTCTGTTTTTCTTGTAACATTGGGAGCTGCTCTCGTAGGCTTTTTTGGTATATGGGCGTATGGTCAAATTCAGCACTTTTCAAAG AAAACAAAGAGAGCATCCAAAGTGGAAGTAGGCACGGGGACAACTGATGCTAACATGGACGAATGGTTGCAG GGAACAGCATATgctcagtcactgtcaaacaagtcaaagaagaagaagtaa